A single Acidobacteriota bacterium DNA region contains:
- a CDS encoding PHP domain-containing protein encodes MARCDLHVHSWYSGKTNHVKLLEPMDSYSTPERIRRTAKARGMDFVTLTDHNSIAGCLAYREAHPDDPDFFISEEVTVPLETFGYTLHVGVYDMAPEDHDEIRSRRRDLDRLLGYLDDRGLFRVWNHPFYGFPRGPGAPSLLRFLLDRFPVCEGINSCLPPAVNQAFMDGVAATANGRGKPALAAGSDAHSLLRLGTTWTEAPGATPAAFLAAVRRGEGKVFGNTGRFTGVFGDAMGVYLGYMRDILVRNEVHRDWSRWKKVRNSVGWALWLPVFTLGSFAYAVVQYRLFKHRLGEYRRVWSDLASKESDNEGRHRPV; translated from the coding sequence ATGGCCCGATGCGATCTCCACGTCCACTCCTGGTACAGCGGCAAGACGAACCACGTCAAACTGCTGGAGCCGATGGACTCCTACAGCACCCCCGAGCGGATCCGCCGAACCGCGAAGGCCCGGGGGATGGACTTCGTCACCCTCACCGACCACAACAGCATCGCGGGTTGCCTGGCGTACCGCGAGGCCCACCCCGACGACCCCGACTTCTTCATCTCCGAGGAAGTCACGGTCCCCCTGGAGACCTTCGGGTACACCCTGCACGTGGGCGTCTACGACATGGCCCCCGAGGACCACGACGAGATCCGGTCCCGCCGCCGGGACCTCGACCGGCTCCTGGGTTACCTCGACGACCGCGGGCTCTTCCGGGTGTGGAACCACCCCTTCTACGGTTTTCCCCGGGGGCCCGGGGCTCCGTCGCTCCTGCGCTTCCTCCTGGACCGGTTCCCGGTCTGCGAGGGGATCAACTCCTGCCTCCCGCCGGCGGTCAACCAGGCCTTCATGGACGGGGTCGCCGCCACGGCCAACGGAAGGGGGAAACCCGCCCTGGCGGCCGGCTCGGACGCCCACTCCCTCCTCCGGCTGGGCACCACCTGGACCGAGGCCCCCGGGGCGACACCCGCGGCGTTTCTCGCGGCCGTTCGCCGGGGGGAGGGAAAGGTCTTCGGGAACACCGGGCGCTTCACCGGCGTGTTCGGGGACGCCATGGGGGTGTACCTCGGCTACATGCGGGACATTCTCGTTCGCAACGAGGTCCACCGGGACTGGAGCCGCTGGAAGAAGGTGCGGAACAGCGTCGGGTGGGCCCTGTGGCTCCCCGTTTTCACCCTCGGGTCCTTCGCCTACGCCGTGGTGCAGTACCGCCTGTTCAAGCACCGCCTGGGCGAATACCGCCGGGTCTGGTCGGACCTGGCTTCAAAGGAGTCGGACAATGAAGGTCGCCATCGCCCAGTTTAA
- a CDS encoding NAD+ synthase, whose protein sequence is MKVAIAQFNALIGDFNGTLKALSERVARARAAGAELVVFPELAVSGYPAKDLLERHGFIDRNLEALRALAAEARGIAVVAGFISRNESGSGKPFFNSAAFMADGEVTHVTHKCLLPTYDVFDEARHFESAPRALGLVDFGGVPLGITICEDLWNDPDLFPHSLYRYDPVRDLVSRGARLILNLSASPFSLGKPERRRRIAAHAAWKYRVPVVLANQVGGHDDIVFDGHGFAVDAEGRVLAQCGGFIDDLVVADTEKPAVGPDPGFPGEAEQVYRALVLGTRDYVRKCGFRKVVLGLSGGIDSALTACVAAEALGAENVLGVAMPSRFNAPASLTDAADLARNLGIRLESLPIGPVYEAFLGQLAPVFAGTPFGGAEENLQARIRGTLLMAISNKQGAMVLSTGNKSELAVGYCTLYGDMCGGLAVISDLFKTRVYEVSRWVNREREIIPRSTLEKAPSAELRPDQTDQDDLPPYDLLDRVLELYVEERRSVAEIAAQGIDETLVRRVARMVDANEYKRRQAAPGIKVTEKAFGAGRRLPLAQGFTG, encoded by the coding sequence ATGAAGGTCGCCATCGCCCAGTTTAACGCGCTCATCGGGGATTTCAACGGGACGCTGAAGGCTCTGTCGGAGCGGGTGGCCCGGGCCCGGGCCGCCGGCGCCGAGCTGGTGGTTTTTCCCGAGCTGGCGGTGTCCGGCTACCCCGCCAAGGACCTGCTGGAGCGCCACGGTTTCATCGACCGGAACCTGGAGGCCCTCCGGGCGCTCGCGGCCGAGGCCCGCGGGATCGCCGTCGTGGCGGGGTTCATCTCCCGGAACGAATCGGGCTCCGGGAAACCGTTCTTCAACTCCGCGGCCTTCATGGCGGACGGCGAGGTGACGCACGTGACCCACAAGTGCCTCCTCCCCACCTACGACGTCTTCGACGAGGCCCGCCACTTCGAGAGCGCCCCGCGGGCCCTCGGTCTGGTGGACTTTGGGGGCGTCCCCCTCGGGATCACCATCTGCGAGGACCTCTGGAACGACCCCGACCTCTTCCCCCACTCCCTCTATCGCTACGACCCCGTCCGGGACCTGGTCTCCCGCGGGGCCCGGCTGATTCTCAACCTCAGCGCCTCCCCCTTCTCCCTGGGGAAACCCGAGCGCCGCCGGCGCATCGCCGCCCACGCCGCGTGGAAGTACCGCGTCCCGGTGGTGCTGGCCAACCAGGTGGGCGGTCACGACGACATCGTCTTCGACGGCCACGGCTTCGCCGTGGATGCCGAGGGTCGGGTCCTCGCCCAGTGCGGCGGCTTCATCGACGACCTGGTGGTGGCGGACACGGAAAAGCCCGCCGTCGGCCCCGACCCCGGGTTCCCGGGCGAGGCGGAGCAGGTCTACCGGGCCCTGGTGCTGGGGACCCGTGACTACGTCCGCAAGTGCGGTTTCCGGAAGGTCGTCCTCGGCCTCAGCGGCGGGATCGACTCCGCCCTGACCGCTTGTGTCGCCGCGGAGGCCCTGGGGGCGGAAAACGTCCTGGGCGTGGCCATGCCCTCCCGGTTCAACGCCCCGGCCTCGCTCACCGACGCGGCGGACCTGGCGCGGAACCTGGGGATCCGCCTCGAGAGCCTCCCCATCGGGCCCGTCTACGAGGCCTTCCTGGGCCAGCTCGCGCCGGTCTTCGCCGGGACGCCCTTCGGCGGCGCCGAGGAGAACCTCCAGGCCCGGATCCGGGGAACGCTCCTCATGGCCATTTCCAACAAGCAGGGCGCCATGGTCCTGAGCACGGGGAACAAGTCCGAGCTGGCGGTGGGCTACTGCACCCTCTACGGCGACATGTGCGGCGGGCTCGCCGTGATCTCGGACCTCTTCAAGACCCGGGTCTACGAGGTCTCCCGCTGGGTGAACCGGGAGCGCGAGATCATCCCGCGCTCCACCCTCGAGAAGGCCCCCTCCGCGGAACTGAGGCCCGACCAGACCGACCAGGACGACCTCCCCCCCTACGACCTCCTGGACCGGGTCCTGGAACTCTACGTGGAAGAACGCAGGAGCGTGGCCGAAATCGCCGCGCAGGGGATCGACGAGACCCTGGTCCGACGGGTCGCCCGGATGGTGGACGCCAACGAGTACAAGCGCCGTCAGGCCGCGCCCGGCATCAAGGTCACGGAAAAGGCCTTCGGCGCCGGCCGCCGTCTTCCCCTCGCCCAGGGCTTCACCGGCTGA